From the genome of Eublepharis macularius isolate TG4126 chromosome 12, MPM_Emac_v1.0, whole genome shotgun sequence, one region includes:
- the LOC129339310 gene encoding olfactory receptor 6N1-like has product MDLSNHTRVNEFIITGFPNLQNIKVPIFVLVLIMYTLSLTGNLVIVFITRHEPSLHTPMYFFLGNFSFLEICFTSVTVPTMLVDLMRENNIVSFNNCLAQIYFFHGLGGVECLLLAAMAYDRYVAIRSPLRYNTIMSSTVYIQLAAWSWVIGLVLPLIPVILISRLNYCDSHVVDHFFCDILPLLRLVCNRTQLNEMLSFFICSFILVGSFTVTIVSYAAIIITVLRIPSSAGRKKAFSTFASHLTVVGVFYGTMMFIYVRPTRNLSFNMDQVVAVFYCLVTPVLNPIIYSLRNKEVKTALKKALFAKRGTAMKSKGSVKG; this is encoded by the coding sequence ATGGATCTTTCAAACCATACGAGAGTGAATGAATTTATCATCACAGGGTTTCCCAACCTGCAAAATATAAAAGTTCCAATATTTGTGCTGGTCTTAATAATGTACACATTATCACTAACAGGGAATCTGGTCATAGTCTTTATCACCAGACATGAACCCTCTCTCCATACACCCATGTACTTCTTTCTGGGCAACTTTTCCTTCCTGGAGATCTGTTTTACTTCTGTCACAGTACCAACGATGCTTGTTGATCTCATGAGGGAAAATAACATTGTATCTTTCAACAATTGCCTTGCCCAGATATATTTTTTCCATGGTCTTGGTGGTGTTGAGTGCCTACTATTAGCTGCTATGGCATATGATAGGTATGTGGCTATACGATCCCCTCTACGATACAACACCATTATGAGTAGTACTGTTTATATTCAGCTTGCAGCCTGGTCCTGGGTTATTGGTTTGGTCCTGCCATTAATACCCGTGATCCTTATCTCTCGGCTTAACTACTGTGACAGCCATGTGGTAGATCACTTCTTTTGTGACATCTTGCCTTTGCTGAGGCTAGTCTGCAATAGGACCCAACTGAATGAAATGCTGAGTTTCTTCATCTGTTCATTTATCCTTGTTGGCTCCTTCACAGTAACTATAGTTTCTTATGCTGCCATCATTATCACTGTCCTGCGCATTCCTTCTTCAGCAGGACGGAAAAAGGCCTTCTCCACTTTTGCCTCCCACTTGACAGTAGTTGGAGTCTTCTATGGAACAATGATGTTCATTTATGTCAGGCCCACCAGAAACCTGTCCTTCAACATGGACCAGGTAGTAGCTGTGTTCTACTGCTTAGTAACCCCAGTCTTAAATCCTATAATATACAGTCTCAGGAACAAGGAGGTGAAAACAGCCCTTAAGAAAGCTCTCTTTGCGAAGAGGGGAACTGCAATGAAAAGCAAGGGTTCTGTGAAAGGCTGA